DNA from Plutella xylostella chromosome 19, ilPluXylo3.1, whole genome shotgun sequence:
TATTGCGAGTCCAAATGGTTTTTCCTtacttaggggccgtccattaatcacgtgaggtcgtttttctaattttatgacccccccctcccccctggtgatatttggtgaggtttgggaccaaccccccctccccccccccctggatcacgtgtatttttttggaagtctatgtaaagggcAATtattgactagaaaaaatataggtcatactacaaatcgatAATttttttgcgccgtccaaaatatcggttcagaaatacctaatttttgacaaaaaattaatacacgtgatgtctaacgagaaccccccctcccccctcgtgatgtttcgtgaggttttcagtaccccctcccccccccctttgagcctcacgtgattaatggacggccccttactCTCTCTACCCACACTACCTTTCCCTACCTAGTCAAGTTTGGGAAGAGTTAAAAGAATTTATATTTGAGATTTACCTAACTAGATAACtagatagatatttattatccTACTTTGTCtaagttaagttaagtaaCTACATCACCGGTACAACATCGGTGTCTCTTAAGTAGCATGACAAACAAACTGCATGGGCAAGGGCAAGTCAAAGCCTAGCTAAACAACATAAAGTTCTTTGTTCCGCAAAAATCAGTGGTTTTCAAGTTATGTAGGATTTAGTTCTTTAGATTAGCAGAAAATAATTTGTACAGGCATGTTGTTTGTTACCAGTAGACAAGGGTGTTGACATATATATCATGAGACTGATCTAATACACAACACAATACaatctaaataacttattctaaacttaataaaaacttataactgcaggtacctacttaactataaacaaaaaactatGTGTCTTCGCTTTGGAACGCATCCGACGCAAAGGTCCCTAAGGCGCTGGCAGCGTTGCCTCGCTTTACAGCCAGAGAGACCCTCTGCATCAGAAACACTCCAGAACGGCCTTGTGGATCTTGCATGCGTTCCAATACTCACTGAGCAGCAGAAAGAACAAGCCTGATGAAAGTTGCAtgtactatttattaattaactatgtTGTAGTATGAGTTGGGTAAATGAGGGAAGATGGCTGATTATGTTGTCAACAAATATATAGTGGACGGTATAGTGGAATATgagttaaataaagtaatgTTACACAGTGCCACGACCTATTCAGAGTTGAAAGAGCAACTGAgccgtttgttaaaaaaaagaagttttaatttttggagaaacagatggcgttgtctgagTTGTATTAactgtcaaaccctcagaacacaaaTTTTGTGTCAGCTCACACATCTTATATTTGCAGAGGAATCTATATCTGCTCTCAGGCGTTCACTACAGCAACGAcgcttataaataaacattctgaacgagttcttattctgagtttaatACTTCAACCTCTTTGCTCTCTGTGTGCAATATTTGACGTTCGGTACACTATGTTGTCACGACATCTATCGGCTTGAACAAaaactcaactgacagctgtcaaggaaaacggctcattgtgAAGGAAAAGATGAAGGGCGAGAGGCTCTATCAGGGGGGGGGGGTCAGTGCCTTAAAGGtagcgccatctctttatattactcttactaccaaaaaagatgtaagatggcgttatgaacaagaccatagaacaataacaagacacatagataagtagtatttgaatgttaacattgtcatgatctatggatattatgaagaaattgcgtgtcagtgtcagttcagttgtcttacaatgtttcgcaaataacatttttgtaatataaaagcctatactctcggtatatcgttatttatCATACGATGTTTGCTTCAATAATGGTCTTTATTGTAATGAGGATACGGAACACATAAAATGTTCCTTATTCATTAGCTGCTTGAACACTTATAATATCGATCGTAATATTCAAGTATTTCACTACCTACCCtaaattttttgttgtttaaacTTAATCATAAGTAACtcactataaatataatttgtaaaacCTACTGGTTAACTGATTgctataaacttttatagcaATCAGTTAACTAGTCCTATTATAACTATATACTACTAACtatatgtaagtattcgaTTACTTGCTAACTACctacagaatattttttttttctaaaatatttagttattatgtacgtaaattataaattttaaatagttcCTAACTACTTGTTGTCGTCATCTGAGTATACGAAGGATGCCTGGCTACCCATAGCACAGGGTATCCTAGTTTGGGAGCCAGGAACCCATTTCTAAACCAAAtaggcaaataaatgttttcatttcattttcatttcatttataaatgttatatacctacaaataaaaataaacatggtgtgtcaagaaaaagcatctttatccgcaaaaagtgtttttataaaattcttgtgacctgacagattccatatggatccaggtgccatgtggttccacgggaaccgagctgaaatggcggcactggcaaagagcgatcgacatcttcatatccgctgaagattaaaatacaatgtgtaccaaactgataaatgtcgtcaaagatttgcctcgcgaggataaatgatgcactattggacgaaatgactttatcaccacaagtgacaagatttgcttctcttgggaaacataaactagcaaaacatgaattgattttcatggtgaaaggaataaaaaaggaatacacacacccactcgcatattattttacaagtgacatgaacaaaactgaactgaaacattgttatatgcgaggtaataaagaattatataataatttgttttttatttattgttgcatgtaggtaggtacataaatagattgaacttacatttagctaataaatgtaaggtcaaccggggccaagtcgcctacggggctaatgcctcgaaTCCATTTATCTTCCGAACCTCATACTTTAGAACTACTGGAGTCATCTGCTATCTATATTTGGAACTCAAACTTTTACCACTGACCAATAGATGTCGTATCCGAAGCAATTAtcttaaataattttccattttaattttttgaccTCTTTTGGCCACCTCCGGTTTCCTGACACGTTTTTTTGAATCGTTCcaaatgtgtgtttgtttaaaagaatctatgtttcctaactgtaaatactgttattgttttgttgctttacatattgttttgattattttattgaaataacgtaagattcggacacaatatgcaattaaaaatttataggtttagctttttttttggggtaaatgcctctgggctgatggggttattgcctctattgcggcgcaatagccccatttccagaggttctaaacattttatgttatgataaatgtattttatacactcacgggcaatgaaaaagttccagagacattagcaccaaattactcctaaacgaaaaatactaggttaatgacgccttctgcaatattgaagaacatttaacagcgtatcagaattaacattattagattggtaatccaactaaaacgtaaataatttgaatatgaattaaactaaatgttttaaaaaatttgcgtcatttggtgtcgacattataAGGTTGTTAACACggtatatagaaaataatcatatacaataaataataaataaaaaaatagtcatattAACTGAATGATcccacttgtttttaaaactctaaatagttttgtaatgatttaaattccgtcagactctaaaaatggtatacttactaatttaaagttgtggtttgattgcaaattataaaaaatatgcccttgtatgcttttatactttatttgcatttgtcatgtaagtatttatacttttttaagtccaataaagtactcataaataaaatgttgagcaCCCCTGGAATCTTGGATGGGGTAAATGCCACTACAAGAAATTAGGGTGTGTAGGCGCCATAGCCCCGAAAATTTTTGATCAACTAATTCTCCTTAACTAAGCGcagtatttagtttacaagctaataattagctacgttaatagtaaatctatacattatatatacataaacttgtaaaaagctcttccaagcacacaaaactagtgaaagaggcattagccccactaggggttattgcgcctaaaaatcccatttttttttgaaacgtcgtttacacgtagaagatatttaaaactacaaaattgcatcaaaatatgaaactagataaaatttcctaGTATGTATCACAAGTTATAGCTTAATAGGGCGTATAGTCTGTTTGTAATGttcaaatgaatatgaaagtcaaagtattgtggcgcaatggccccggttgaccttaataactgttgtgtggtgtaactacgttaaggcaaatatgtctcatatctttatagattgaagttaatagccggCTCCCCGCCAGACGATCCAACGCGATCCGAACGCGCGATCCAAGGAATCTTACATACTAAACTTCTTGGATCGGGCGATCGGATCGCATTGGATCGTTTAGTggagatccggctattaacttgtgataacaatatctatatatacagggtgtcccaacagggcaccctgtatgtatgtacaatgaggctgagaaatataaagagatggtgctgttcagtatgacgtatgacaaaaaactcctcGAGAGTGCACTTTTTTtacaattgtttattttttctctatgggCTCTATTATACGACGTAGGGTGCATCGACGGCACACACTAATAAACGATGCTATAGCTGTGAAGACTCCAACCCTGTCTCAGTGGACTGTCCGAACAAGCAAAGGAACAAGTTCAAGGTCGGGCATCAAGACGAACGATGTTTTGGGATGAAAATTAATCCGCCGGATGCACTTGAAACAacgtaatttaatttatttacacaccaAATCAAGAAAACAATCTTACGTGCTAGACGCCATACCTATTTACAAGAGAGAACACTAGTCAATAAGTAATAATTCTATAACCTATGTTCAAAGATCTCACATCCATCGTTCTTCTTTACGGATTTATTTCGGAATAGTATTCAACATAGTAGTAAATACGGGGcatcgaagtagaaaaaaaggatACGGGGATGTTTTTCTAATAAAATGAGCCGCTGCCTCCTTGTTCTAAGCATGGAATGAAGTAGGTACTCTGTATAACGTCATGTGGCAACAAtaaatgacaatgacattgaCAATGACGTAAGACTTGATCGAATCGGATTTTTGATGGATTTTTGTCGACTTCATAGTCGGctctttatttacaaaacatgttatgattctttattttttacaagCACAAGTACAAGACCAAGAAAAGGAAATACTGCACCAGTGCACCACGCACTTGTACATTGCGTATTATGATTCAAGAAAAGCTCTACTTAAGTAAACTTGATGATGTGTATGTGTCAGAAGAAACTTCCTCCAATCTTATGGAGTTTCAAAAGGATGGCATTCGATTTCTTTACATACAGTATAAAAAGGTAGGCTATCTACTTGGTTTTGTTGTGATGATAATAAACAAACCCGCAATAATAGCAAGGCCACCTTATTTTAAAGACATGTATGCGTTAAAGACCTCTCCTTTCATCATAATCACCTCCTTATATATCGGTAGCGTACACTAAAGCTTCGAACTACTTCATACTTCGTCACATTTTCACAAAGATGCCCTAAGACATgcaaaaaacagtttttttttttaatattggcATTATTGTgatgttatttattacctacacatatcATAAGTTGCTCCTTAAATTTTTCAGGAGAAGCCGGGAGTAATTGTGAATGATACGGAGTGTCCTGAGAGGACCATGCAGATAATACTCTTTTTAATGGCAATCAAGCACACATTGAGGAAACCCGCACTCTTGCTTTGCAATAGtatcaatgaaataaaaatactttttcatGATTTGGCTCCAAAATTTACTGGtgagaaagtttttttttattgttttatctaCCTACTCTAGTATAGTTTTTGCTGTTTGCAAtaacagttaaataaataaacacactttcacattactattataattatttataatatggaTAGAtacaattaggtacctatagtttaTTAATAccacatatatttttaactttaaaactaatcttaattttaatttcatgttGCAGATGTTTCATTTGAGTCTCACATTCACacaattgataaaaaaatctatgtTAACTCTTTAGATAACATAAGCACCCTCTGCCACCATGAGTGGAGTGTCTCGGTCGTATTTGAagaagaatttaatatgaaattaTTGAAACTGTTAAAATCATTGAAagttatgtttaaaattgctgTTGTATCAATGGACTTAAAGGTGAGTCTGTATTAACTTAGAGATATAATATGTCAGTATATCTAATATGTTAATAACCATTGAGGGTGCACAAAAGGATCCTCTCTGATATTCCACTACgcacacattagcaattaacaatccataagcgcATTTCCCGCCTCTCAAAAATCTGCCAGATCCGTGGAAGTGAAATCAGATTTAGATTACCCTAAGATAACTAATCACCCTAAATAATGTAGCTATTGTGATATGATAGTTTTGTGTGGCAATTAAATAACAGCTTCCTGTCCTGTTTCAGAAAAAATTAACAGCTTTTATGCCAATCTATGAATGGATTTACCCAAATGAGACTAGTAAAATGGAGCTACTTATATCAAGAGAAAAGAAAATGAAGAATTTGATAGAAAAAGCTATTTATGTGGATAGCTTATTTGAAACCATTGTGTTGAATagaaatttaggaaaaaacATTGAACAATGTACTCATAGAAATAGAGATGTAAGTACTAAGGTGGTTcaatttttacttttgttatATGTACCATGTTATATAGGTagttatgattattaatttatgactcatatcatattattattataaacagaACAAAAGAGATGGCCAAATGCTCACACTGTTTGTTAAAAGTTTGTGACCTTCACTAACCAAACCAATGTTTTTCTACCTTTGCAAATATCAGCCATGGGTTTATTAAGACACATGGGtggaatatattatgtattataattatagacaAGGCAACAAGGCCTACCCTTGCTATGGATTGCACTGGATCAGCACGGTGGGAAATGTTCCAAGCTTAAACAGGATTTTTGACCCCAAAGGAATATGCACAaaagttccattcaagagaacCTGGTGCTGTTACGAAACCCTCAAagggaataaaaataaagtagaaCATGATCAGAATAAACAGCAATTGATCTCtgtgtaaatatgtattaaaaagtGGACTGCtctacaataattatagatgTGTTTTCATTAATTTGTAACTGATCATTACCATTGTGCTTCAGGTTACTTCAGCAACAGCTCCAGAGTCAAATGTATCAAGAAAAAACAAAGATCCCACCGGAACGAAAACAAAACGaactaacaaaatatatcaCCAACATGCCGCAGCAGATACCAATACTGATATAGATAACGTTCATGTTAAGGGTGATAGAGAATACTTGACTGagaaaaaagataaaaaaaataacagaagCAAAAAAATTAAGCTAACTCCAGATAGTGATAACAACaaagaagaaaatataaactttacgAATAGTTTTATAGAAAGTAAAACAGACATTAGTGCTAAAATAGATATTGCTACAGATCACTTATTTGAAAATACTGCTGTTAAGAATAGCATTTTATCTAAGTTTGCTGAAACagaaaacagttttattgATAGCCGAGATGCAGAAAATAATGAACTAGATATAATTAATGAACCCAGTAGAACTGAATATAATGAGTTTACAAATGTCTATGAAGAGTCAAGATACAATAATTGTAAGGATGAccaaaacacagtaaccgaAGGGACAAATCAAACTAAGTACAGTGTAAATGaaggtttattattaagtaatgatgatgaaaatgATACAATAAATTTAAGATATAGTGATGAAATTAGCATTGATGAAATAGAATTCAAATCTTGTACCAAAGAGAAGGAATTAAATGAACATGAACGAATTGAAATCAAAGACGACATTTGTAATAAAACTGTTATGACTCAATTTGAtacaaaaatgaaaaatattgaagaAAAGACTGTTGAAAAGTTTAAAGGATCGTTTTTGGACAGCATATTTTAGGTAAGGAACTGATCTGTTGGATTTTAAGAAGAATGTTTTGCGAGAGAGCAGATATCTAATGCAGTGTCAGAGTCAGTGGGGTCAAGGGAAGGGCAGTGATCCGTCGCTAGAACCATTGACCTATTGGTCCGATGACATTAGGAACGTAACTGGACCAAACAGGATGAATGTGGCACAgtggggttactctatatgtcgaaaaacgaagtttcgtaGCGCTGCTGCGCCAGTCACGTCTCTATCTCGAATTAAACGTGCCGACAGCAGGCTATATGTATTCATAACAAATCAaatgaattatgtatttaaagtttcatgaatatacttacttacctacataaactGCATTCATTCTTACTTGGCAAAAAAGGTCAACAATCTTTGtgtatctttttatttaaatttattaagaaactatgttttaaaataaaacaaaacaagaaatgatatacttactagcaaaaatgattaattttgtaattaaaccatttattttagctgtaagtatacttgtttaataatattttgattaaaaagacacacaaagattgtttaccttttgtgccaAGTAAGGACAAATGGATTATTGGTAGCTactacttttgtatttttaaccacttcatttaaacactttaatgtatacaatatacataggtataacaataaaaaaaatcgagAGAATTAAACTAGACTAGTATACAAGGGCGGACTTATCACCTCaacgcgatctcttccagtcaaccctgGAGGAAAGGACACAAGTGGCTAAACTtcatgtgtacaataaagtatttatttgtaaataaatagaaaatacCCGCATTTTAATACAGTCGTTAATTACTTAGTTATGCCCtcaccatagactaatattagtctatgcccTCACTAATAAAAAGAGTCGtacaataggtatattataaatatattaaaatatactagtTTGTACATTTTATCTAATATAGTTGTCTTCTTCTTTCTagccttatccttatttagggtatTTTATTATCGTatgtatgtacggtggcctgtgcctaaaagtatacaggcggagtttttaaaataacgatctcaagctcacatgctgcttaagcacatccacataaacaccactgctactacacacatcacacacaacacgtccccggatttataacagatgtagctggccccttcatcatcaggaatcgctattttaaaaactccgcctgtacttttaggcgcaggccaccgtacctacttatttatgtaatgcTAAAGTAGTTAAGGTCAACTGGTGGGGTAATTGTGTGGTATAGTTTTCGATCACTAAAAGTTATCGGAATATTGAGAGCGAATTTATGGAAATATCTTACTTTTAGAAACTGACGACTCTTGAACGACTATTTCTGaacaaatttatattattgatttcttTCCTGGAATCATAGAAAAGTTTCATAGGTTgagagttttaaaaaaatcgtgaTTTTGGACGCATTTTCCCCGGTTGAGTTAAAGGCATCTTTGTTATGTAACTATTCAGTAGGTTAGCTTTccgtgaaaaaaataagagaCTTTTgttctgttattttttttctacaatAGTATGACCGTTAAATTAGCGAAAAggaatacttacctaattgaCGAATTCACAGAGGATTTAGTAGAAATTGTGGAAATGCGTTGAATTTTCATGGACGCATTTACCCCATGATAAATCCATTGTCAAAATTTTTCActccacaacactcggtcctcggccttcctcatccaaccactaccggctacccgccttaGGTCGTCAGTCCATTGGAcacaggcgcggatccagacctcaaaataggtgatgggcaagtcCAAGAAACTGATTTTGCCTCGCCTTGAGATACTGAtacctgtttttttattgttgttgtaTTGATGATATTATGGTGGTTTTTACAGAAAAAACTCTGTGTTAAggcaaaaattacaaaacaacTAGACTAAATTCGCATTTAAATGTGGCTGACTTTATAggcaaaatagtttttaagatACCTACAGCTATTTAAAAGAAAGgcattttttcataaaatcatCAGATTAcccaaatacctacctacttacagaaGGCTAAAGTTTATATAGGTAAGTTTGGATGGATGTTTGTAAATCTTTTACGAGAGAGAGACGATGTAGATAACTACAGGCTAAATTTTATTGCGGAATTCCCAAGAGAAAGCTTTTTTAGACGTAGCGAAGCAATGAGGAATTACTAAGTTTACTATAtcattttttagggttccgtagtctACTAGGAgtccttatagtttcgtcatgtcctgGCTTGTTCTCCGCCGTTTCTGAGCCGATTGCCACGAGAGAGAGAGACAGTGTTGGTTTTGGAAttggtttttaaaattatcgaaaaatatttttttcctccCCTTCCCATACAGTGAAAAGTTTATTAGAGAAAAAAATCGACTTATCCGGTGTTCCTCGTGTAGAGTATCGTTAAAAAGGTTTCTTAAAATTCAACAAAAATTGCCTTGACACCATGTGGATCAAATCCCCCCCCCCTTAACTTTTGAAATACTATTACaataattctgaaaaaaaatgtgctgtaTACCTCCTAGTAAGTACTTTCAACGAAAACTATAGCGGACTCTGTATCATACacagttatttttatacaactcGACTAACTTAACTATGACGTGCAGTAGCCCTAACTTAATGGTAATGTGTGGATTTTTTTGTGTCAAGTGGTCTAAGAAAAGAATGAAAGATGGGTCTCTTagggctacggaaccctttcaTGTGCGTGTCCGACACGctcttggccggtttttttaaatacttattcagTTTGGGATCATTCACATAGTATACATAAAACGTTTGCTAAGAGGGAATGCACCGCCTTGCGATCtcgactttcaatttcatggtataaatacacagacTATAATTAGCacttataaagaattaaatttaaaaatgacagaagatttatggggcatgtccgttaaagttattagtcatgttattgatatcctagcaccccacttggctaatctttttaacagatgcattgaggtcggtatattccccgatttgatgaaacttagtaaactaataccgctttttaaatctggtgagaaaaatgatcccaataattttaggcctgtatcagttttgccagtactgagtaaaatatttgaaaaaattatgctgcatcaaatgctttcgcactttagtattcacggccttctccataaccaacagttcggtttcaccaaagacgctgacgctggtgtcgcgttggtcaaacacatatttagtgcttgggaggagcgtcttgatgctgtgggtgtattttgcgatctatcgaaagcatttgattgtgtggatcatgccactctacttatgaaacttaaatattatgggctaactggcaaagctcttacattattggaatcatacttgagcaacagaactcaactagttgacataaatggagtgcgttcggctggctgtcctgtcagtatgggtgttccccaaggctcgattttaggaccattcttgtttcttgtatatgttaacgatttaccgtttttggtagataaattatgtgagatagtactgtttgctgatgatacttcacttatatttaagttgaagcgacaagaagtcaattttgacaatgcaaacagtactctttccatagttgctaattggttcactgtaaataatttagctcttaactccaagaaaacaaaatgtattaaattcactttgcctaatgtaagacaagtaaagacatatttgacattgaataacgataagctagagttagtaaatgaaacggtattcctgggtattacaattgactcaaagttgcaatggggaccccatattgagaggatagccggtagattgagttctgcagcttatgcggttagaaccattagacagttaacagatgtagatacagccaggcttgtgtattttagttattttcatagtgttataTCTTACagaattctattgtggggacgagcggctgacattaatcaaatctttgttctgcaaaaacgagcaattcgagccatatatgtattagggtctagaatttcattaagagatacgtttaaggaaataggtatactaactgttccatgccaatatatctatgaaaatattatgtatgttcgtaaaaacttaaattcatttagtaaagtaggagccactcacggtattgagaccagaaacaaaaataggttgcttttccccacactcagactttcgaaaacaaacacatcattcatggggaactgtatacgtttttataataaattatcaaatgaagcaataaaccttactgagcaaaaatttaagaattatgttaaagctacattatgtagtaaagcttactatagtataaatgattatttaaacgacaaaaacgcgtggtctt
Protein-coding regions in this window:
- the LOC105389904 gene encoding uncharacterized protein LOC105389904 yields the protein MIQEKLYLSKLDDVYVSEETSSNLMEFQKDGIRFLYIQYKKEKPGVIVNDTECPERTMQIILFLMAIKHTLRKPALLLCNSINEIKILFHDLAPKFTDVSFESHIHTIDKKIYVNSLDNISTLCHHEWSVSVVFEEEFNMKLLKLLKSLKVMFKIAVVSMDLKKKLTAFMPIYEWIYPNETSKMELLISREKKMKNLIEKAIYVDSLFETIVLNRNLGKNIEQCTHRNRDVTSATAPESNVSRKNKDPTGTKTKRTNKIYHQHAAADTNTDIDNVHVKGDREYLTEKKDKKNNRSKKIKLTPDSDNNKEENINFTNSFIESKTDISAKIDIATDHLFENTAVKNSILSKFAETENSFIDSRDAENNELDIINEPSRTEYNEFTNVYEESRYNNCKDDQNTVTEGTNQTKYSVNEGLLLSNDDENDTINLRYSDEISIDEIEFKSCTKEKELNEHERIEIKDDICNKTVMTQFDTKMKNIEEKTVEKFKGSFLDSIF